One Serratia liquefaciens genomic window, GCCGGACGGTCAGCACATGGCGCCGATCATAGCCCACGGGTTGGCAACCAACTCGATCGGTTATCTGGTGACCGATGACAACGCCATGGTTTGGCGTGGTCCAATGGCCAGCAAGGCGCTGATGCAACTGCTGCAGGACACGCTGTGGCCGGATTTGGACTACTTGGTACTGGATATGCCGCCGGGTACCGGCGATATCCAACTGACCCTGTCGCAAAACATTCCGGTCACCGGCGCTCTGGTGGTCACTACGCCGCAGGATATCGCGCTGCTCGATGCCGCCAAGGGCATTGTGATGTTTGAAAAAGTGCATGTGCCGGTCTTGGGTATCGTGGAAAACATGAGCGTGCACATTTGCAGCAACTGCGGGCACCACGAGCCGATCTTCGGTACCGGCGGGGCGGAGAAGCTGGTGAAGAAATACCACAGCCGCCTGTTGGGGCAACTGCCGCTGCACATTTCTCTGCGCGAGGATTTGGATCGCGGTGCGCCGACGGTGACAAGCCGGCCGGACAGCGAGTTTGCCGAACTGTATCGCCAACTTGCCGGCCGGGTTGCTGCGCAAATGTACTGGCAGGGCGAAGCGATCCCGACGGAAATCTCTTTCCGCGCGCTGTAATCGCCGCAGGCAGAAAGATAAAACCCCGGATATTTCCGGGGTTTTTCTTATGGTGCTGTGACGTGTTTGTGCAGATCGGCGCGGGTATAAGGGTGTTCGATGTGCGCGAGGGTTATAGCAATATGTTCCAGCAGCCCTTGCGTGGGCGCCGGTTGTCGATTGCCCATCAGCGCCAGTGGTAAGGCCAGAGCGGCGATAATTCTCGGCCAAGAAAGCTGTGGCCGCACCTTACCACGTTGCAGCAGCAGAAATAACGTACTGGCCAGATAGCCAAGCACTAGCCCACTAACCACTTCCGAAGGTGAATGCACCTGAATGGCCAACCGCGATAGCCCTATGGTGAGTGGCAAGACCAAGCCTAAAACCAGCGCCATACTGCGAACGGCATGGGAAAAACGTCCGGTCAGAGCCCAGAAAAATACCGGCCAGATGCTGGCGGCCAGGGCTGAATGACCGCTAAAACCGGTAAAGTCATAACTTTCGATGCCAATCCCCCAGCCCATAAAGGCCAGCTTGGACGCGCAGACCACAGCGCCAGCGCAGCCGAAGATCAACGCCCATTGCCAGCCGGCGGTTCTGGTGGCGTGCGGGACGACCAATACGACAAAGAGAATGAATGAACATGGCAACAGCAACATGCTGTCGCCAAAAAATGTCAGAAAATACCAATCCAGCACGTCAATCTCCGGTGAAATTTACCATTCTATTAGCAAGATGGTGAGCGAATCTGGGAGTTTACCGCGTAGCGTGGAATTGCCCTAGACGCAATAATCTTAAAACCTTGTAAGATGTCGTTCAGGCGAAATAACCGCAGATAGCGGCCAACAGCGCCAATATAGTCTGGCGCAATGCCCGCTAACTCCCTATAATTGTCGCGTTTTAGTCCCCCCCTTCACACTACGAAATCAGGTCTTTAATTTTATGACTGACAAGCCGCATCAGTGCGTCATTATTGGTATCGCCGGCGCATCTGCCTCCGGAAAAAGCCTTATCGCCAGTACGTTGTATCGTGAACTTCGCGATCAGGTTGGCGATGAACATATCGGCGTTATTCCTGAAGACAGTTACTACAAAGACCAGACACACCTGACCATGGAAGAACGGGTCAAAACAAACTATGACCACCCGAGCGCCATGGATCACAATCTGCTGTTCCAGCATCTGCAAATGCTGAAATCGGGCAGGGCGATAGAGTTACCTTTGTACAGCTACACCGAACACACGCGCAAAAAAGAGACTGTTCACCTGGAACCGAAAAAGGTGATTATTTTGGAAGGGATCCTGTTGTTAACGGACATCCGTTTGCGTCAGGAAATGAACTTCTCGATCTTTGTCGATACCCCATTGGATATTTGCCTGATGCGCCGCATGAAGCGCGACGTGAATGAGCGTGGCCGTTCTATGGATTCGGTGATGGCGCAATACCAGAAAACCGTTCGTCCAATGTTCCTGCAGTTTATCGAACCTTCCAAACAATATGCCGACATTATTGTCCCTCGTGGCGGCAAAAACCGCATTGCGATCGATATTCTGAAAGCCAAAATCAGCCAATTCTTTGAATAATGCCGTTCAATGGCCGGAAAACCTGTGTTTCCGGTCAGCGGGCAACTATTTGCGCTGCGGCGTAGACCTTTCGCCCGTTGTGTGGCAATTTTTGTTTTAGTGACACGCCTGATGGAGATAAACAAATGAGACTGTGCGACCGTGATATAGAAGCCTGGCTGGATTGCGAAAAACTGGTGATTTCGCCGCGCCCGCCGATTGAGCGTATTAACGGGGCCACGGTGGATGTCCGTTTAGGCAATCAGTTCCGCGTGTTTCGTGGCCACACCGCCGCGTTTATCGATCTCAGTGGGCCAAAAGACGAAGTCAGTGCCGCATTGGATCGCGTGATGAGCGATGAAATCGTTCTGCCGGAAGGCGAAGCCTTCTTCCTGCACCCGGGCGAACTGGCGCTGGCGGTGACGCTGGAGTCGGTGACGCTGCCAAACGATTTGGTGGGCTGGCTGGACGGGCGCTCTTCTCTGGCACGTCTGGGTTTAATGGTCCACGTTACCGCACACCGCATCGACCCAGGCTGGCAGGGCCGAATTGTTCTTGAGTTCTATAATTCAGGCAAGCTGCCATTGGCATTACGCCCGGGTATGCTGATCGGCGCGCTGAGTTTTGAACCGCTGTCTGGGCCGGCGGCACGTCCTTACAACAGCCGGCAGGATGCAAAATACCGCGATCAGCAGGGTGCGGTAGCCAGTCGAATCGACAAGGACTAACAGCGCTGGACGCACTGTCGGTGGGGCGTTGACAAGAGGATGGCATGAGAAGATTACTGACGACTTTGGTGATTTTGCTGGTGGTGCTGGTGGCGGGAATGTCTGCGCTGGTGCTGTTGGTTAATCCGAATGATTTTCGCGCCTATATGGTCACGAAGGTCGAACAAAAGAGCGGTTATCATCTGACGTTGGATGGCGAGCTGCGTTGGCACATTTGGCCACAGCTCAGCATTCTGGCCGGACGCATGACGCTGACAGCCCCCGGGGCCACTGCGCCGGTGGTGAGCGCAGACAATATGCGGCTGGATGTCAAACTGCTGCCGTTGCTATCGCATCAGCTGTTTGTGAAACAGGTGATGCTGAAGAACGCCGTTATCCGCCTGACGCCCGACAGTGAAGAGCAGACTCAACCTAACGCACCGATCGCCCCTGCGGGCCATTCCGAAGAGTCAGCAGAAGCGCCGTGGAAATTTGATATCGATAATCTTCGCGTGGTGGACAGTCTGCTGATCTGGCAGCGCGCCAACAACGAGCAGATTAACGTTCGCGATATCAACCTGACCCTGCAGCAAAATGCCAAACGCCAGGCGCAAATGGAACTTTCCAGCCGGGTGAACCGCAATCAGCGCGATCTGAGTTTCAGTATGGCGGCGGATATCGATCTGCAGCAATTTCCACGACGCATTGCCGCCAATGTGAACCAGTTCAGTTATCAACTGGAAGGTGCAGACATTCTGGCCGGCGGCATTAAGGGCGATGGCAGCGCCCAGGTGGTATATCAACAAACGCCACAGCAAGTCGCACTTAGCCAACTGAGCGTTAGCGCTAATGACAGCAGGTTCACCGGTGGCGTCGACATTAAGTTCGGTGAAATCCCGATCTATACGCTTAACCTGGCGTCCACTGCGCTTAACTTGGATACCTTTACCGGTTGGCAAGCCAGCAGTTCACAAGCTCAGCCATCGCAGGTTGTGA contains:
- the apbC gene encoding iron-sulfur cluster carrier protein ApbC, which codes for MNAKSPEQTNPEVLRALVTGVLAAFEHPTLKNNLTALKAIHHCALLDHVLHIELTMPFAWQSGFETLKDSVSAELLRVTGAEAIDWKLKHDITTLKRANDQAGIKGVRNIIAISSGKGGVGKSTTAVNLALALAAEGAKVGILDADIYGPSIPNMLGTENERPTSPDGQHMAPIIAHGLATNSIGYLVTDDNAMVWRGPMASKALMQLLQDTLWPDLDYLVLDMPPGTGDIQLTLSQNIPVTGALVVTTPQDIALLDAAKGIVMFEKVHVPVLGIVENMSVHICSNCGHHEPIFGTGGAEKLVKKYHSRLLGQLPLHISLREDLDRGAPTVTSRPDSEFAELYRQLAGRVAAQMYWQGEAIPTEISFRAL
- a CDS encoding phosphatase PAP2 family protein; amino-acid sequence: MLDWYFLTFFGDSMLLLPCSFILFVVLVVPHATRTAGWQWALIFGCAGAVVCASKLAFMGWGIGIESYDFTGFSGHSALAASIWPVFFWALTGRFSHAVRSMALVLGLVLPLTIGLSRLAIQVHSPSEVVSGLVLGYLASTLFLLLQRGKVRPQLSWPRIIAALALPLALMGNRQPAPTQGLLEHIAITLAHIEHPYTRADLHKHVTAP
- the udk gene encoding uridine kinase, giving the protein MTDKPHQCVIIGIAGASASGKSLIASTLYRELRDQVGDEHIGVIPEDSYYKDQTHLTMEERVKTNYDHPSAMDHNLLFQHLQMLKSGRAIELPLYSYTEHTRKKETVHLEPKKVIILEGILLLTDIRLRQEMNFSIFVDTPLDICLMRRMKRDVNERGRSMDSVMAQYQKTVRPMFLQFIEPSKQYADIIVPRGGKNRIAIDILKAKISQFFE
- the dcd gene encoding dCTP deaminase, coding for MRLCDRDIEAWLDCEKLVISPRPPIERINGATVDVRLGNQFRVFRGHTAAFIDLSGPKDEVSAALDRVMSDEIVLPEGEAFFLHPGELALAVTLESVTLPNDLVGWLDGRSSLARLGLMVHVTAHRIDPGWQGRIVLEFYNSGKLPLALRPGMLIGALSFEPLSGPAARPYNSRQDAKYRDQQGAVASRIDKD
- the asmA gene encoding outer membrane assembly protein AsmA — encoded protein: MRRLLTTLVILLVVLVAGMSALVLLVNPNDFRAYMVTKVEQKSGYHLTLDGELRWHIWPQLSILAGRMTLTAPGATAPVVSADNMRLDVKLLPLLSHQLFVKQVMLKNAVIRLTPDSEEQTQPNAPIAPAGHSEESAEAPWKFDIDNLRVVDSLLIWQRANNEQINVRDINLTLQQNAKRQAQMELSSRVNRNQRDLSFSMAADIDLQQFPRRIAANVNQFSYQLEGADILAGGIKGDGSAQVVYQQTPQQVALSQLSVSANDSRFTGGVDIKFGEIPIYTLNLASTALNLDTFTGWQASSSQAQPSQVVTSAPVIASQMDDPQHNLEVLRDFNAQLNLNVDQLTYRGMNIAHLVLQADNRQGLLTSHSFSGQLAGGDFALPGTLDARGNHPVITVQPVVKQVELGTVLKAFEMPQVLTGKFSMQGNLTGDRFTSQSFERRWQGTAQMTMQDAQLHGLNIQQLIQQAVARNDSSVRGQDEYQRYTEVKQLSAKASLNRGTVKITELAADSPLLNLSGGGSVDMPGKQCDMALNVRVTGGWQGRGDLIQQLQKTPIPLRVYGPWNQLNYQLQVDQILRKTLQDRAKDALNKWAEKNQDSREGQDLKKLLDKL